The genomic segment GGATACGAACTATACGTTTAACGTAACGTATACGGATGCGGACAACGAAAAGCCGTTCGCCATGGAGCTCGTCCTGGACGGCGTCGTCCACGCGATGACGGCTGTGGACGACGGTGATACGACGTATACGGACGGCAAAGCGTACGCGTATACGGCCAAGCTGCCGCTCGGCGTTCATTCGTACTATTTTCATACGACGGATACGACGAGAGACGCGGTGAGCAGCGCGGTTCAGTCGGGTCCCGCAGTGAGCGGGACGCTGCTGGCCGACGACTTCGAAGACGGCAATCCGGACGGCTGGACGCCGACGAGCGGCACCTGGTCGGTGCAAGCCGGCCGGTACGTCTGCCAGGCGGGCAGCGGCAACAGCTTCTCCGTCGCCGGCGATGCCGCATGGACCGACTATACCCTTCAGGCTGATGTCAGCGTCACGAACAATTCGGGCGGCAACAAGGACGCGGGACTATTGTTCCGCTACGCGGACAGCGACAACTACTACTTGCTGTACTTGAAAAACAACGACCGCACCGGGCGGAGGCTGGAGCTCGTCAAGTCGGTCGGCGGCGTGAAAACGGCGCTGGGGTACGCGAATCCAAGCGTCGCCGCGGATACGTTCTACACGTACAAGATCGTGGCGAGCGGCGCGAACATTTCAGTCTACCAGAACGGCGTCCTTCAGTTCGCCGTCACGGACAGTGCGCTTGCCTCCGGACGAATCGGGGCGCGGGTATATGCGAATACGAAAGCCTACTTCGACAACGTGACCGTCGCGCGATAACGGAAAGGGAGCCGGCTGCTGGCGAGCTGCTGGCCGGCTCCTTTCTATTGCTCGCGGGAGCGCTTCGCCCGCCGCTCATTCGTCACGGCCTTGCGCCAATCGCAAAATTCCGGAATATCCAGAAATGGTTCGCCCTTCAATGAAAAACGGGAAGACGCGGCCGTCAAGCCGGATCCTCCCGTTATGTTTTCCTATAGTAACATCATAAGCGACTAAATGATCAACTGACGTGGCGTTCGGACTATACGGAGGACCGGCTTACCACCAGCCGCCCCAGCCGCCGCCCCAACCGCCAAAACCGCCGCCGAAGCCGCCTCCCCAGCCGCCTGCAAAAGGGGCCGTGCCAATGGCGAGTACATCGAACAAAACCAACGGGATAATGGCTTTGGTTTGAACCTGTTTGCCTCTTCCCCGCTCGAGAATGAGCGAATTTCCTTTTATGCCGACCAGCTTGCCGTATACGACGGAGCGGTCCTTGCGAACGGCATAGATATGGCGTCCAACGAGCTTTTGCACTTGCGATTTAGTCACGCGTGCCATTCGAACTCCTCCCTTCACCGTTTGTCCGTTCATTATATGACCGCGGGCGTGGTTATGGCTGTACGCTTGTACGCGGAGAATCGCGGAGTCGTGCAAAAGTCGAGGAACCGCATGCCGGGGATTTCCGCGCGGAACGCAAAAGACGCCGTCCCGGCGAAGGGAAGGCGTCTTATACGCGAATGATTACGCGTTGATTTTTTCTTTGGCGGTGCCTGCCAGCGAGTTGAACGCGGTGATGTCGTTCACGGCCAGGTCGGCGAGGATCTTGCGGTTCACTTCGATGCCGGCCAGCTTCAGGCCGAACATCAGCTTGCTGTAGGAAAGGCCGTTCTGACGAGCGGCTGCGTTGATACGCACGATCCACAGCTTGCGGAAGTTGCGCTTCGTCTGGCGACGGTCGCGGTATGCATACGTCAGGGACTTCAGAACTTGTTCGTTGGCTTTCTTGAAGAGGCGGTGCTTGGCGCCCCAGTAACCTTTAGCCAGCTTCAGAACTCTATTGCGACGGCGGCGCGTTACGAACCCGCCTTTGACTCTTGCCATTTGAGATTACCTCCCGGTGAATGTATAGGTCCGCTGCCCGATGCAGCGAATCCGGTTATGTGATTACTTCAGGTTAGCCAGTTGCTGCTTCATGCGGCGAACGTCGCCGTCAGCCAGCAGCGGCTGCGTACCCAGAACGCGCTTTTGGCGGCCGGACTTGTGGGACAGCAAGTGGTTCTTGTAAGCCTTGAAACGCTTGACCTTGCCGGTGCCGGTGATCTTGAAGCGGTCCTTCAGGCTGCTGTGGGTTTTCATCTTAGGCATCTGTATTTCCTCCTGTCGTCAGTGGGTGGCCTTGG from the Cohnella hashimotonis genome contains:
- the rplT gene encoding 50S ribosomal protein L20, which gives rise to MARVKGGFVTRRRRNRVLKLAKGYWGAKHRLFKKANEQVLKSLTYAYRDRRQTKRNFRKLWIVRINAAARQNGLSYSKLMFGLKLAGIEVNRKILADLAVNDITAFNSLAGTAKEKINA
- the rpmI gene encoding 50S ribosomal protein L35; this encodes MPKMKTHSSLKDRFKITGTGKVKRFKAYKNHLLSHKSGRQKRVLGTQPLLADGDVRRMKQQLANLK